A DNA window from Macadamia integrifolia cultivar HAES 741 chromosome 4, SCU_Mint_v3, whole genome shotgun sequence contains the following coding sequences:
- the LOC122076697 gene encoding 14 kDa zinc-binding protein has protein sequence MAATSCFSLLRNSLTLRALQNAKTPFVFSSNLAHQTYAGLPLLPGRTLCHIRATNDEEASARAAAASADSGAPTIFDKIIAKEIPSTIVYEDEKVLAFKDINPQAPVHVLVIPKFRDGLTRLSKAEPRHSEILGNLLYAAKIVAEKEGILDGFRVVINDGPSACQSVYHLHLHVLGGRQMKWPPG, from the exons ATGGCTGCCACAAGCTGCTTCTCTCTTCTgcg GAATTCGCTGACACTACGAGCTCTCCAGAATGCCAAAACCCCCTTCGTGTTCTCCAGCAATCTCGCCCACCAAACTTATGCTGGTCTTCCTCTTCTCCCCGGGAG AACCTTGTGCCATATAAGAGCAACTAATGATGAAGAGGCTTCAGCCAGAGCTGCTGCAGCCAGTGCTGACAGTGGAGCTCCAACCAT ATTTGACAAGATCATAGCCAAGGAAATCCCTTCAACCATTGTTTACGAGGATGAGAAAGTCTTAGCATTTAAGGATATAAACCCCCAAGCTCCTGTACATGTTTTAGTTATTCCCAAGTTTAGAGATGGCTTGACACGGCTCAGCAAG GCTGAACCACGTCACAGTGAAATATTGGGTAATCTCCTCTATGCTGCAAAAATAGTAGCAGAGAAGGAAGGCATCCTTGATGGATTTCGTGTTGTCATCAATGATGGTCCCAGTGCCT GTCAATCTGTTTATCATCTCCACTTGCATGTATTAGGAGGGAGACAAATGAAATGGCCACCCGGTTGA